The genomic segment ATATATGTAGATGAATGGATGCTTCAGATTTAActaaattttctgcaaaaagaAGTTAACTGCACTTCATGCCAAATACCTTCTCTATAACAGCATTTCCATTTAGACCAGCATTCTTTGCTATCTGTCTTGCTGGATAGGCCAATGCCTTTCTGAGAATGTCAGCTCCTATCTGCATGTAAAGTTGCAGACGGATATCAGAACCACTAGAAATGAACATGAGAAGAAGAATTTACttaataaacaaaattttggcACCACATGTACTGCTCATCGAGGTTTCAATCCTATAGACAACCTAAATTGTATAACTTTCTAAGAAAAAAGAGGCAAACCCTTTGTTCTTCATTATCTAAGTGGTTCTTGATATCTTCCACCTTCAAAGAGAGCCTAAGAAGGCAGCAGGCCCCGCCAACCACTACACCTTCCTCAATGGCTGCCTGAAGTTTACGAAAGTTTAGCAGTCATGACTAGTCAATCAGCCATTCAAGATTTTACAGGAGCAGCACTCTACCTTGGTTGCATTTAAAGCATCTTCCATTCTCAGTTGTTTGTCCTTCATCTCAACTTGTGTTTGTGCTCCCACCTATCATTTCATAGACAAGCATAAGCGCATATAATCTTATAACTCAGTTGCTCAATAATTCTCATGTGCTAAAATCAATGAATTCAGCTCACCTGAAGAATAGCAATTCCCCCTGATAACCTTGCTATTCTTTCATTCAACAGTTTCTTTTGGAACTTTTCTTCTGTATTCTGCGTAATTTAGGGAGCAATTCAATTAAAATAGTATATGTTACACATATGGACTGACTGGAACTTAATGGACTAAAATCAGAATTAGTCTGAGATGTTCTTTTTAGAATTTAATGCTAACTTTGGCAAAGGACATATGCTAATTCTTTAAATTGTAGCATTCTTTAGTATGTGGATTCCAAACTCAAACCAATAAGATGAAAAGTTAGTTGTTTGGTAGAGCTTTCAATGTTTTTTGGTGAATTATGCTAGTTAATTACATAATTCAAATTGTATGTTAAAATATCCCTGGAATTTTCACCAAGTGTCCTACCATGAATGCATCCACATTTATGATAGAAACTCCTGCATAATATTagttgatgaatttttttttcctcttgcttTTATGTCCCTGGATAAAATAACAAATTTGGAGATCTCAGGCAACTTAGCTGGAGATGTAAAATTTAATCTTTACAATGGTAGGTAAAAGCATCAGGCAAAGCATTTGACGGACCTCCACAAGCCTTTGTATCTGGGAAACCCTTTTCTGAACGGCTTCTTGATTTCTTCCATCAGTAACTATTAACGTAGAGTTTTTCGTTATCACCACCTTAGATGCACTTCCAAGCAATCCCTTGTGAGCATTCTCAAGAGTCAAACCCATGTCATCTCTGATCACAGTCCCttaaaacatgataaactgtgtgaaaatttgaagaactgAAGTGAAACAGACAAATAATGAACTGTAGTTTTTACTCTGAGCACATATCTTTTGTGATTACTGCTTTTATTGTTAACTATTGTTGCATAAAAATTTATAATTCAGCCTAGAATACCAGTTGATAGACTACATGATGCCAGCGTCAGAAACTGAAAAATATCATTATAACCGCTATTAATGCTCCAGCCGTGAAGAATTGGTTTTACCATATTATCTCAGGATCATAATCAATCTTTTCTTCGCAATCTCCCGTCAGAAACTCTTTCTCATTAAATTTGCAAGAAAAATGTCATTGGAATGAAAGAAAGTGGCAAACTTTAGATTAGGTGTTCTTGTCTCACTACCTCCTGTCAAGATGGCAATATCATCTAGGTAATGGCTCTTGCGCTCACCAAATGCAGGAGCTCTAATGGCAACTGCCTTCAGTGTACCTTTGAGCTTGTTCCTAATTACCGGAGCCAAAGCTTCCTGCTCAATGCCCTCTGCAACTATGACAATCGGATACTTCTCCTTAACTGCATTATCCAATATTTTAAACATCTCCTTTGcgtttgtgatttttttgtcAACCAAAAGCAACTGCCACCAAAGAAGTTTTCCCCTAAATATGACACATCAATACGTACAATATCAAATCCACGAGTTCTTTACCTTGCAATTGTGATGTTCTGCTATCATCTCTCTTCGATTGGTAACAAAATAAGGAGACAAATATCCTCGATCAAATTCCATCCCCTCTACAATGCGCAGGCTATTTTCACCATGGTTCCCTTTCTCAATTCTGACTACTCCCTTTCTTCCTACTTTCTGAAGGGCATTAGAAATCATGTTTCCCACTGCATAATCATTCCCTGCACTAACAGCAGCGACATCCACGAGCTCGTGATCCTCAACCTGCAATGGTaagaaatttcaaacacaatgaTTTTTCTTCTTGCCAGTGTCCATAGTAGAAAAAGGGTGATAGCGTTCTTGAGTTGCAAGGCTATTTCAATCCTCAGATTGTAAAGAAGATGATATTGGCATATTAGCATAATTACCTCTCTGGACATCAATTTCAGTTCTGAAACAAGGGCTTTGGTAGTTTTCTCAATCCCACGTGAGAGCTGAATAGGGTTCATCCCGGCCGCAATAACCTAATGAAAGTTAAACTTAGTATATGACTTTGTCCAGAGATTGATGTAGTAATGACCACTTTCAAGGCAACTGATAGTAGCAGGAATGTTACCTAAACCTTCGATTGTAGTTATCAATGTAGATAATGGTAATTCACCTTGCTTAACACGTAAAATAAGGTCTAACTGGAGCTCTCCTGAAAATAAATTGAGCACTCAAGTCAAAAGATAGGATCGTACCTTCATGCCCTCAGCAATAAGACCTTGTGCAAGTACTATAGATGTAGTGCAACCGTCACCGGCAAGCTCATTTGTCTTTGCACCAGCTTGTCTTACTAATTTTACTCCCACATTCTCCAAAGGGTCCTCCAATTCTATCTGTTCTACTTAATTGAGTACATGGAGTTCAAGGTATAAATATTTCAGGAATGAGAAACTGTTCCCATAATCAGTTCCATATCCTTCGGGTATGATAGATTGCAAATTGTCGTGTATTCAATTctcaaaatgaactaaaattgcagaaaaattgTACCCTATTGCAGAATATGCTAcaaaaaataaactcttattcAAAATCACAGAAAATAAAGATACAAATTTTTAGATTTCAAGTTCAAATCTTCTTTAAAAGTATGCATTACCAAAATCAACATTGATGGCTGGAGCATTTgagcatttttctttcttttgtttatcaTCATTTGATGCATTCCAAATGCAGTATCATAATCTCAGAGTACAAGTCTAAAAATTTCGGAAGACGCTAAGCATAGACCATTTTCCTCTATCAGAAATATGATGATCAATAACATAGCCAGCCAGCATATAAGAAGCACAATTTCAAGACATCTTGATGCGGAATCTGAAATGGTATAACCACAAAGCCACAAACCAGATACATTTTTCCATTATCTGGTAGTGAACAATCCAAAAACTTGCCAGCAATTTCAGCATTATTCATAGTCGTTTATACAGATTTCAAAGACAAGAAGGCACACTGGTATTGTTGAAATAAGAGAAGAAGTTTGTTTTTCAGTTTGTAACATGAGAAAGCTGATTAATAACAATTGGCATGTATTATATACAGATTTATTACCTCTTTAAGAACAGTTTCACCGTCATTAACAATCTTGGGAGGTCCATATTTATTCTGCAACACTACGTTTCTTCCTTTTGGTCCCAAAGTTACTCCAACCAACTCTGCCACCAAGTCAACACCTGCCTGCACAATGAGTAACAATCAATCTCTCGTTACCCACCAGTCACCACTTAAGAAAATCATAGAGCAAATAATTAGGACACGGTTTTAACCTGAAGCTTCTTCATTGCTGAACCATCATGGTTGAAATAGAGATCTTTAGCCATTGCTCTTGTGTTTAGCATGGACCTTAAACGTCTTCTACAAATGGTGGGCATGGATGGTTTATGGAAATATGTAGATGGCAATGGATAAAGAGAACATCCCATGATTCTTTTTGGATTTGATATGCTGAAAATTTGTTAGAGTAACGAATATCAGTTCAAGAGTTTAAGAGAACCTTACCAAGGGAACTTCGTAAAGAGTTGATGGATAAGAGAGAATGAATGGAAAAATATCTATTTTTGGCGCTTGTCCTATGTGCTTGTCCTTCTTGGGCCTTTCGTCAGTTAAAATTCTACTCCATAGTCCTTTGTCCGTGAGCCCGTTAAGCCCGATCGCTTAACATTTTTGAGTCAAATTACAACTTCACTCCTTGACTGGGTTTGATTCATAAGCTTAACAAGCCTTTACTTCCAACTATGTATATTGTATACTTTTCTACTTTTCCCTTATTAAAATACCTAACTATAGGGTTATTTTGTCGAAAATTACGTGAAAATCTAAATACTTTCTCTTCCTAAcgcccaaaaaaaagaaagaaagaaagttgaATCTTGTTTACTACTAAATTTTTTTACTCTTTTGTTTTAATCTCAATGTTAACAGACTAATCTATTCCTATACTGAGAAGGACCAAAGTAGGTCACAAGAGAATAAGGAGGGAATCCACCTCCAATCCAAACTagtgcattttttttaattataagaACCCCCTACTTACACTCTTTTCCCCGTAAGAACTCCTAATGTTGCACCCAAGAAGGGGGCCTTGAGTCCCTCTTGGCGGTTGCTAGACTAAAGTCATGTAGTTGCTAAACATTTTTACTTGTTGAGTTGGgttctaaaaataattaattagtagAATTGCTATTGCCGTACAGTCGAGTCGAATTTTGACCCTGTTAATTCAAGCTCAACTCAATTTTAccatgctctttttttttttcaactccaGTAAATGATTTTTCGTTGAATTaattaaacctaatcccagatTGAATTCCAAAAGCCAGCAACTCTTGGAGCCAACCCAGGGACTTAACTACCCAACCAAACCCCACCCCAGAACCGATGTGGGATAACTAGCCTAAAGGGGGGAACCCTGCTACTAAGTGGGATACTACCACCCAAGAATCCAATCCCAGGAGCCAGTTGTCTTTTTTCAACTCCAGTAAATGACTTTTCGTTGAATTaattaaacctaatcccagatTGAActccaaaagccggcaactcttggagCCAACCTAGGGACTTAACTATCCAACCAAACCCCACCCCAGAACCGATGTGGGATAACTAGCCTAAAGGGGGGAACCCTGCTACTAAGTGAGATACTACCACCCAAGAATCCAATCCCAGGAGCCAGTTGTCTTTACCATGCTCGAAAGTTGAAATTAATTATAACTTAAAAGTTGAGCAATTAAGAGGTTGGTGTCTAGACTAAGAGCAAAATGAACCCATTCCCATCGGAACTTGGGCCTTCAAGTCGATAAGCCCAAAACATAGAGCTCATAAAACACGGACCGGGGAGCTTATTATTCTCATTTCGGCGGGAAATCAGTTTCTTTCCTTCCAGGTATGAGAAGAACAGGTGAAcctatttattcaaaaattccTGCCAATTTGTCTTCATTAATTGATTTTCTTTCTACCTTATCATCATAAAATCTTCACTAGTAATTTAGTTATCTAATGCTTGAGTTTAACTGTTTTAGAAATTAGGTTTTAGGAATTGTTCTTTAATAATTTCTAAAACTGCTAAGCTTATGCATGTTATATTCATGGCGTTCATTTCAAATTCCTCTTGTTCAATTGTAGAAATTTATGTGTCTATCCATGTATATGTGTGAGATTGTGAGTCcatgagagttttttttttttttttgtaattttgaagTTTTGCTATATTTCTCATTGATTAAGCTGACGAAGTAGGTAAAGACtcttcttttttgcttttaatCAAAGTATTGTGTGCCAGACTTTTTCAGAAATTggatttacattttttttctggTGAATATGAAGctttgatttttcctttatATTTTGAGCTGATCAACTAGGTTACcatcggttttttttttttaaattcaatttaaCTTATCTGAATAGGCAGGGTGCAAAGGGCGGTAACTTTTGAGGCATAGTACAAATTTAGGAAGTAGGAATCTGAACATCGTTGCTATGGCATATCAGACATTTCTGAAAATGAAAGGTGTTTGTACAATAAAGTCTTTTTCCCCCCTGTTTTCCTTGTATTCCAATGAGGGTTCAATCCTAAACCTCTCCATCACCGCTCTGTTTCCCCCATCGTTTTTGAAAGTTGAAAAGAATCAGAAACTTGAAAGTATATGTATCTTTAAGCGTGCATTTTGAACTATGATGGGTAAGCACGTCCTAGCAAGGTATATGTTTAGTCATTCGGCTTCTTTGATGGTGTGTGTGTTTTGTGTAATTGAATGCTGCAATGAAGAGTTTACTATGGTTAttagatgaaaatttttttctattctTTGGTGAAGGTATAATTGCAGAAAGAAATACAGTTGAGATACCTTTCTGTTTTGAAGTATTTGGTTATTCTAATACAGTAGGTTGTAGCCCTGTTCTTTACGATGATTCATATAGTTGTCAAAAAGCAGAAGCAATATCAATGGCAGTATTTGCTGCTGGAAACTGTACATCACAATTCCCTATTGAGAGTTATCTTGTATACTGTAAATGAATAGATTTTCTCTTGGCAATGACTGTTCAATTTTGAAGGGCCCAAGATAGTTTCTCTCAGATTATCAAAAGGCCGACTGTTATTTTGGGATTTTAAGGCAAAATCATAAACTGGCATAGAGACATCATCTgctagcttggccattgattaTGGCTTTGTTTGTTGACTTGAATTCAGGCACGAAGGCAAGTTGCATGTCAAGGTTTGTATACTTTGGAAGGAAAATGCAAAATCCTTGTTTATTTCCACTTTCCCTCTTAATATAAAAGGAGAAATGTTGACAAAATTTTGTCTCTTCCTTTAAGCTTTGGCATTTCTCGTcgtcttttccatttttccccctCCTTTTTGGGTGTCCTTTCTTACATCTGATTTACAGaataagaagagaaaattttggaTATTACAGCTTCTCCATCTCTTATGTTCCAAgattaattaaaattaaaaaaattgaatttctccattttccttgtttttccttctttAACTTGCTCTATTCCCTCGGCAAGCAAGCAAAGTTCTCttgtttcattctttttcctccttttcttggcttctctagttcttttgtttttacCTGGTTTCTTCTTATACCAAAGACATTATTTTATTCATACAAAGGTTTCTGTAttggaaagaaagagagagagagaagagaaatgCATTGGTTGGCAAGCTTGAAGCATGTTTTCAGCTGCAGAAAGtcgaaattgaaaaataaaattagaccGGCGGAATAGTTAACGTTTTCATGCTCTGACAAAGAAGAGAAACAGTTGCTTGGATCATAGTGGGTTGCCTTTTTCATGTGTTTTGCTTCTGATAGTAGTTCCCTGAATTATGAGCCACTATGACTAGCATCTCCACCAGCATTTGTCCCACTGCTTGTGCAACCGTGTGGTACACAATTTTGGTCATGGGGCCTTCCTGTAAACTCTTGTAGCCTGATCTATCAAGGGTCACTTACCAAATATGATTGTTCTCTCTATACATGTACGTAGTTTTCACACAGTTCAGAGAAGAAGATGAATGCACTTGTCAGCCAATGATGCTGTGAAGtttcttctatgttttggtATTTTCAACTAATCATCTTATTTAAGgaatggctgataatttctTTCCTGTGCGTTTAAATTAACTCTGGTGGTGTTGTTGAGTTATTGCCCTTTGATGGAGTTTTTGACGAATCCATGATGGAGTGCTAGAGATTTCACTTTCAGTTAATTTGCTCCACAATAATATAGTGTGAGTTTCTCGAGTTGATCCAGATGTGAAGAAACCATCTTTTGAGTTGGCAATAGAATATTAAGGAAAATCTTGATCATTTCCGATTACATGTTATCCATCTGCTGGGAAATGATTGACTCATTACATTCATATTAGAcagaaaaaacaagaaaaaggcaGACAAACACCtccgtttctttcttttttggagcATGGTAAATCTCTTAGTCAGTGAAGCAGATTTGTAGTAGCAGCAATTGACTGGTTTGATGACTCAGCCCTGAGATGAGCTGTGTTGCATGGCAACTCTTCCAGATCACTCAAGGTGTTATAAGGACTTCCAAGTTGGAAGTCGGTGAGCATTTGCCGGAGGTCAGATGCTTCTTCTTTAAGGCGTGAATTCTCTTGAACAACCCTGTCATGGGACTCTGACACGTGGTTCAATTTGTCTATGAGATTGTGGTTCTCAGTCCTCAAGCGAAGCACCTGAGACCAGAGCTCATCAAGGTGCCTCTGTTTCCGCATCCTTGATCTTCGAGCTGATTCTCTGTTGGATATCATTCtcctttgttttctttcatCTATGATGTTGAGTTGCTGATCATCTGCTTCATCAGAGGTAGAGTTGTTGCTTAAACATGAGGACTGCGGAGTGAACTCATGTATGGGAGGAGGGCTCTGGTAATTTGGCAAGTTGGTCAAGAGTCTGCTGATTTGGAATGCTGGAAAGCTGCTGTGCATCAAGCTGAAGTTAGGGGTGAAAGGTGAGGGATCCTCAGGTGTGAAGTAGTGGATTCCTGTTGCCTCAGATGGAATCATGGCTGACTATATTGAAGGTGACGCCTGAAGTTTTGTTTTGCAGATAGCGATGAGAGGATAGTGGACTGGAGCATGGCATGAGGATTAGACGGCTTTTATAGGAGGAGAAGGCTTGAGAAGTGGGCCAGATGTAGCAACAGAGATGATACAGTACCTAGCTTACGAAGCAGAATTCAACATCCATTTGAGAAACTCTCCATgtatgttttttctttttcttaggtATACTGTTATCTAGAGAGAACCCAAGCCGGCCAATGAATTTCATGTGTCTTGATCTGACATGTAAATGGCCTGCTGTTTACCATGTCATCATGCAGTGATGGGATCCTAATGCAGTGATGGTTCTAAGGATAATCATGGAACATCCAATGTAATGCTTACATggggaagaaattgagtttGTGATTAGGGATGTTTCAGTTATCTAAATGAAgcgtttttttaaaaaaaaaaaaaaaaaaaaagatggaaaagctaATGAATTA from the Coffea arabica cultivar ET-39 chromosome 11e, Coffea Arabica ET-39 HiFi, whole genome shotgun sequence genome contains:
- the LOC113716310 gene encoding chaperonin 60 subunit beta 4, chloroplastic, which codes for MGCSLYPLPSTYFHKPSMPTICRRRLRSMLNTRAMAKDLYFNHDGSAMKKLQAGVDLVAELVGVTLGPKGRNVVLQNKYGPPKIVNDGETVLKEIELEDPLENVGVKLVRQAGAKTNELAGDGCTTSIVLAQGLIAEGMKVIAAGMNPIQLSRGIEKTTKALVSELKLMSREVEDHELVDVAAVSAGNDYAVGNMISNALQKVGRKGVVRIEKGNHGENSLRIVEGMEFDRGYLSPYFVTNRREMIAEHHNCKLLLVDKKITNAKEMFKILDNAVKEKYPIVIVAEGIEQEALAPVIRNKLKGTLKAVAIRAPAFGERKSHYLDDIAILTGGTVIRDDMGLTLENAHKGLLGSASKVVITKNSTLIVTDGRNQEAVQKRVSQIQRLVENTEEKFQKKLLNERIARLSGGIAILQVGAQTQVEMKDKQLRMEDALNATKAAIEEGVVVGGACCLLRLSLKVEDIKNHLDNEEQRIGADILRKALAYPARQIAKNAGLNGNAVIEKVLSVDNAAYGYNAARDKYEDLVAARILDPSKVVRCCLEHAASVANTFLTSNAVVIDIKEPVPNNLMRKPLRTSGIGPIGASSLV
- the LOC140021547 gene encoding basic leucine zipper 43-like encodes the protein MIPSEATGIHYFTPEDPSPFTPNFSLMHSSFPAFQISRLLTNLPNYQSPPPIHEFTPQSSCLSNNSTSDEADDQQLNIIDERKQRRMISNRESARRSRMRKQRHLDELWSQVLRLRTENHNLIDKLNHVSESHDRVVQENSRLKEEASDLRQMLTDFQLGSPYNTLSDLEELPCNTAHLRAESSNQSIAATTNLLH